The nucleotide window CGCTTGTCCGCCGGGCAGAGGGAGTGAACCGCCTCTTTCACCGGGTGAGCCTGAGTATTTACACGGCCTGGCTGGTCGCCTTCATCACCGGCTCGATTGCGGGAATCAGCGGCAAATAACGGTTACCGGCAGCCGCGATATGCCGGAACCATCCCACCCAAGATCGGCATTTTACCCTGTCAAACCGTTCACAGTCAGATCTGCTGCCTTCTGCAGGGGCATACCGCTGTTCCTGTATCGTCATCCGTGACCGTCACAAACGAAGCTGAGCATACGACTTCTCAGTACCAGAAGGATACACTGCCATGGACTATATTGCCGATCTCCATATCCACTCCCCCTATTCCCGGGCCACCAGTCCGGAGGGAACCCTGACCGGCCTGGCGGGTTGGGCGCGGGTCAAGGGCATCCAGGTGATCGGCACCGGCGACTTCACCCACCCCGCCTGGTTCCGGCGTTTGAAGGAGGAATTGGAGCCGGCTGAACCGGGACTGTTCCGGCTGAAGAACGAACAGACCATCGTCTCTCCGCTGGCCGGAGTGACCCCGGCGTCCGCACCGGTGCGCTTCATGCTTTCGGCCGAGATCAGCAGCATCTACAAGCGTCATGGCACGGTACGCAAGGTTCACAACCTGCTCTATGTGCCCGATTTCGCCTCTGCCGAACGACTGAACGCCACGCTGGCCGGCATTGGCAACATAGAATCCGATGGCCGTCCGATCCTGGGGCTGGACAGCCGGGATCTGCTGGAGATTTTGCTGGAGCAGGCTCCGGAGGGTTTCCTGGTGCCGGCCCATATCTGGACCCCCTGGTTCTCACTGTTCGGTTCCCGGTCGGGTTTCGACAGCATCGAGGAATGTTTCGGCGACCTGACTTCCCACGTTTTTGCACTGGAAACGGGCCTTTCCTCCGATCCGGGCATGAACCGGCTGATTTCCGGCCTGGACCGTTTCGCCCTGATCTCCAATTCCGACTGCCATTCTCCATCCAAGCTGGGGCGCGAAGCCAACCTTTTCTCCACTGGTCTGGATTTCTTCTCCCTGCGCGAGGCCATCCGCGGCAACCGGCGCGAGACCTTCCGCGGCACTGTGGAGTTTTTTCCCGAAGAGGGGAAGTATCACGCCGACGGCCACCGCACCTGCAACGTCTGCCTCGATCCCCAGGAAACCCGCAAACTGGGGCTGATCTGTCCGGTCTGCGGTAAACCGTTGACCGTAGGAGTCTATCACCGGGTCATGGAGCTGGCCGATCGGGAGCAGCCCCTCTTCCGTGAGGATTCGCCCCGGACTTTCAGCCTGATCCCGCTGCCCGAAGTGCTGGGAGAGATCGCAGGGGCCGGACCGGCCTCCAAAAAGGTACTGGAGCAGTACAGCCGTACCATCGCCCGTTTCGGTTCCGAATTCGGCCTGCTGCTGCACACCTCGACGGAGGAGATCCGCCAGGCTTCACCGGTTCTGGGGGAGGCGGTGGAACGCATGCGCAGCGGCCGGGTTATCCGCAAGCCCGGCTTCGATGGGGAATACGGCGTAATCCGGGTCTTTGAGGAAGGGGAGCTGGAGCGTCTGGCCGGCCAGGCGAGCCTGTTCGGCGACGGCTCCGCCCCCCGGCGCAGCCGGAAGAAACAGGCCGGAGCGCTGGCGCTGCCGGCCATGGCGGACCGTAGTGACCAGACCTACACAGGCCCGGGAAAAACCGGCGGCCCGAACCAGGAGCAGGCGGCCGCTATCGCTTCCGACAGCCGTCACATTCTGGTGACCGCCGGACCGGGGACCGGTAAGACCTACACCCTGACGGCACGGGTGACGGCCCTTCTGGAAGCGGGGCATGCCCCGGAACGGATGGCGGCCATCACCTTCACGGTCAAGGCGGCGGACGAGGTACGCGAACGGTTGCTGAAGGCGGCCGAAGAGGCGTGCGAGCGGGTATTCGTTGGGACGTTCCACCAGTTCTGTCTCCACTGGCTGCGTCATGGTGTGCCGGACCTGGCGGCGATCGGCCCGGAGGATCGCGAGCGGCTGCTCAAGCGGCTCTTTCCCGGCCTGGGCGCCACGGAGCGCAATACCCTGAGCGAAGAGATATCCGGGTATTTTCTGTCTCCCACAGGGGCGGGCGATCATCTTCAGACGTATCTGGACGAACTGCAGCGGTTGAATGCCCTTGACCTGGATGCAGTGGTGCCGGAGTTCATCCGACGGCTCGAAGCGGATGCCGGTCTCCTGCGGCTGGTCCGGGCCTCCGTGGAACACCTCTTTGTGGACGAGTTCCAGGATCTGAATCAATGCCAGTTCGATCTGATACGGCTTTTGGCCGAAACCGGCCGGATCTTTGCCATCGGCGATCCCGACCAGGCCATCTACGGCTTCCGGGGGAGCAATCCGGAGTTTTTCTTCCGTTTCGCCGCTCTGCCGGAAGTGGAACAGATCTTCCTGACCCGCAACTATCGCTGCCCCACCACGATCATTGCGGCAGCCACGGCGCTGATCTCCCGCAACACCCGGCGCAACGCTCCGTCCCTGGTGGCCGGATCGAACCGTCAGGGAAACATCGAGCTGCACAGTGCGGCATCGCCGGCTGCCGAGGCGGAATTCATCGTGCGTCGCATCGAGGAGCTGATGGGGGGCATCGAGCATTTTTCCCTGCATTCCGGCCGGGGGGGCAATGGCGGGACGGGACGCGGCCTGAGTTTCGGGGAGATAGCCGTGCTCTTCCGGCTCGGCCGACAGGCCGACGAGATTGCGGCCGCCCTGGAGCGGCGCGGTATACCGTATCAGCAGGTGGGAACGGTACCTTACTATCTGGCCCCGGACCTGCGGGCAGTCTATTATTTTATTCAGGCTGCCGCCGGTTCGGAGGTTATGGCCGATTGGCTCCAACTGTCCGGAGCCCTGCCGGGAATCGGCAGTGCCAGTATCGATCGGCTGGAGGCGGCGCTGCCACTGAGCGGGGATTTCCGAACCTGTCGTACGCTTGTGGAACTACCGGCGGGGGCGGAACGGGCACTAGGGGAGCTGGAGCAGGTACTGGAGCATTTCCGGAAAGCCGCTGTCCAGGGCGGGCTGGCTGCGGCACTGCATGCGGCTTTGCCCTTTCTTTCCGTGAATGGGGAATCGACCGGAACCATGCGGCTTCTGGACCTGGCCAACAGCTTCGGCAGCAGCCTGACCGTCTTTGCCGGACATCTGCGCCGCTATGCAGAGGCCTCGGTCTATGACGAACGCGCCGAGTCGGTGGCTCTGATGACCCTGCACAGTGCCAAGGGGCTGGAATTTCCCGTGGTCTTTCTGGCCGGTGTCGAAGAGGGGCTGCTGCCCTGTTCGCTCTGGAACGAGGTAAATATTGAAGAGGAGCGGCGCCTGTTCTACGTCGGTCTCACCCGTGCCAAGGAGCGGCTGCTGCTGACAGCCTCGGGCAATCGCCCCTGGACAGGGCCGTCACCCCGTCCGCTCTCACGCTTTATCGGCGAGATGCCGGCGCAGCTTCTGACGACTGCCGTTGCCGCGCCTCCCAGAAAAACGAAAGAACCGAAGGGTGCAGAACAGATCATGCTGTTTTAAATGGGGTTGTGCGGACGCCTAGCCGCACCAGAGTTCCCTGATGATTTCCGCCTGTCGCAGGGCAATCAGCCGGCCGATCTGCCATTCGCTGCTGCGGTCGTGCTCAAAGGCGAAAATACAGCGAAACAACTTGTCGTGCGGCACGATTCTGACCAGCTTGACCATGATCTCCGCCTTAATGGCCTCTTTACCTGTTTTGAGGCGTGTTTCAAAGGTAAGGCGAAAATAACTGAACGCACCCAGCAATGCCCGGTCCAGGATCTCCACGGCACATCCATTCAACGAGCAATCGAGCATTCGGCCCCGGCATTCCGTCGTTCCTGCCCAGATCGAAACCGCCAGCGGTACGTGCATCCTGACCCTGATCGACAAGCGCAGGTCGGAAAGCACTTCGGCATAGGAGAAATCGGAAAGAGCCACTTCCCTGGTGTCGGGATCGCAACTGGCCATGGCATGGACGTCGTGTTTGAGCCCCGGAATCTGGATTATCGTATCCTTGCTGAACTCGATCACCCGTGACTGGGCCTTGTTGGTGCGGCAGAACAGGGTCGTGCCCGATGCGTGGAGAATCTGCGCTTCTCCACGCACGGGCACTTCCTTGTAATGATTGAAGAACTTCACTGACGGCGCCGGCGGGGAAAGGAGCGGCTCGAACAGCTCCGCCTGGAGTGCGGCTTCATCGATCCGTCCCAACAGTCTGACATGCTCGTTATTCACTCGTAGTCCTTACCGGAAAAATAATTGCATCGGACGGCGCCGGGCGCAGCGCCCCACTAATTGCAGGCGAAGTTCGATTCGATACGGCGGTTCCGTTCTTTACCCGCCTTGGTCTTATTGTCGGCAACGGGCTTGGTGGGGCCGAAGCCGACCGCCTTGATCCGCTGGGGAGCTATCCCGAATTCTTTGATCAGATAATTGCGGACGCTTTCGGCACGGCGCTGGGAGAGCTTCATGTTGGCCGCCGTGCTGCCGACGCTGTCGGTATGCCCTTCAATGGTGCCGCTGGCCTGCGGGAATTCGTTCAGAAAGTCGGCCAGTTTTTTCAGTTCGTCGCGGTACTGCGGCTTGATATCCGCTTTGTTGGTATCGAAATGGATGTTGATGACCGCAGGGCTGCACAGCTTGGTCTTCTCCGGAGGCGGAACGGCTTTCACTACCGGAGCGGGTGCGGTTACAGCGATGCCGGCGGTTTTCGTGACGCGGCCCCCCTTGCCGCTACAAACCAGGGTGTAGGTACCCGTGTCGGAAGGGCTGACCGTGCGGGAGCCCTGCAGGGGGACCGGACCTATTTCCGGCTGAATGTCACAGTTTGTGGCATTTTCCGAAGTCCATGCAAGGGTGGCGGCCTGTCCTTTGGTTATCGCATCCGGAGTAGCGCTCAGGCTGGCAGTCGGAGCCGGAATGGGAGCTGGCGCAGGTGCGGGCGCCGGTACCGGTGCCGGGACAGCCTTGGCCGGGGGACAGAGAACATTGACCTGTGCCGTTGCCTGCTTCGCCAGCGCGGCCCCCTCCTCGGTATGACAGGCCCTGAAGACGTCATAGGCGTTGTTCTTGGCATCCTCGGCCTGCTTGAATTCCGCGGGGCAGAGTTTATCCTTGCCCGCGGCGCGGGCAGCTTCCACCGCGCGGTCGGCTTCCTGCATCTCTGAGCGGATAAAATATCCGGGGATATTACCGCGCCCGGTATTGACCTCATAATGTCCACAGCCGGACAGCATGCCCAGCGAGGCCAAGGCCAGCACTACACAACAGCTTCGCAACATTTTCTTTACCTTTTCCATGTTCTTTCCTCCTCAGGATTTCATGTACATCAAGCATGCACGTGATCGCAACGACCGAGCCGGCCACTTCCTATTTAACACAAACTCGGCGTACTTCGTTAATATCGGTAAATCCTTGCAAGACCTTGAGGATGCCGTCCTGCCTGAGGGTAGTCATCCCATCGGACACGGCTTGGGCCTGAATGACGTCCGTCCGGCTCCGTTTTTTGATCAGCTTTTTCAGCTCAGGCGTGCATCTGAGCACTTCATGGATGCCCATACGCGAGCGATAGCCGCTATGGTTGCACTGTTCGCAGCCAACTGCCCTGCCCATGACGACCGTGTCGCGGTCCGCCTGCGGCAGGGAAAAGCCGGTGCCATATTCTTCGATCAGTTCGTCAAACTCTTCCGCGGTGGGCCGGTAGTTTTCCTTGCAGTCCGGGCAGAGACGCCGCACCAGACGCTGGGCCAGGATGCAGAGCAGCGAATCCGAAAAACTGAATGGATCCAGCCCCATTTCCAGGAGCCTGGTGATTGTTTCCGGTGCTGAGTTGGTATGCAGGGTCGAAAAGACCAGATGACCGGTGAGTGACGCTTCAAGTGCAATGCTCGCTGTCTCTTCATCGCGCATCTCCCCCACCATGATGATATCCGGGTCAAGCCGCAAAAAGGAACGCAGCGCAGCAGCAAAGCCGAAGCCGATGCGGGGGTTGACCTGGACCTGCCGAAGCCCGAACTGCGTGATTTCCACCGGGTCCTCGGCGGTCCAGATCTTACGGTGGGGCTGATTGATGGTGGCCAGACCGGAGTGGAGGGTGGTGGTTTTCCCTGAACCGGTCGGTCCTACCACCAGAACCAGTCCATGCGGAGACAGAAGGTTTTCCTCGAATATCCGCCGGTTGCGGTTGCTAAGCCCCAGATCCTTGAAGGCTAGCGGCTCGCTGTTGGACAGAATGCGTATGACGGCATCTTCCAGGCCGTTGACCGTTGGCATGGTGGCCACGCGCAGCTCAATGCCCAAAGGTCCGAACTTTCTGAATTCTATCTTGCCGTCCTGAGGCTTGCGGCGTTCCGAAATATCGAGATCTGCCATGATCTTGATGCGTGAAATAATGGCGAACTTGTATCTGTAAGGGATCTTTTGATAGATCGAGCAATGACCATCGATCCGGATGCGGACAATGACGTCGTTTTTACCGGCTGACGGCTCGATATGGATGTCGGAAGCCTTTTTCAGGTAGGCATCGTAGATGATCTTGTTGACGAGCTTGACAATGACGTTGTCTTTCTCGGTAACCTGCTTGCTCTCTTCCTCCACATCCGGTTCGTCGCTCAGCGTGCTTTCACTGAGCAGTTCCGCGATGCTGTCGGGAAGATTCAGATTCAACTCCTCGCCAACTGCGGCACCCTTTCCATCATCGGCTATGTTGTACATGAGCTTGTGGGCCAGACGCATACTGGTTTCGGAAACAATGACGGCATTGATCCTGAAGCCCATGACATCTTCCAGCTCTCGAATACTGTTCTGGTGTAACGGCTTTGCCATGGCCAGGGTCAGCGTCGATCCCACTTTTGAGATGGGGGCAAGACGGTGCGTTCTGGCAAAGGCTGCACTGATGTATTGTATCGCATCCGCCTGCAGATCCCGGCTACCGCTGATATGCATATACGACAGGTCGTACTGTATCGCCACTGACTGGGCCACCTGTTCTTCGTCGAGATATCCCAGTTTCAGCAGCGCGGATTCCAGGCTGATCCTCTGCTGCTTGACGACTTCCTTGGCAATGGCAAGTTTTCTGTGGCTGAGCAGACCGTTATTGACAAGAATAGCGCCCAGGTCGGGACGTTTGTTGTTATGATCGAGCAGAAAACGGAGGTCGGCTTCCTTGACATACCCCAGCCGGCACAGCAGCTGGCCGATTGTCTGGCCGGGCATGCTGGGTTGCAGTTCCAGCGTTTCCCGGAGCTGTCGAGCAGTTACCATCTCTTTTTCAAGTAGCAGCTCTCCGATCCTTTTTGTCGCATTCATGCTGCATTGCCCTCACGTCATATGCTCACGCCGTTTCGACCGGCCTGTGCTTCCCGTTGCGGAATCCGCCTGGAGCACGGCAGCAAGCATAGCATAGCAAAGGGGGGAATCAACCAACCGAACCTGACGAAATGTGACGAAATGTGACATTTTGCTTCGGGACATCGTATGGGCACAGGAGGTCAAATATGGGGGAACTCATCTTACGGAAAATAAAACTGACAAAATTCCTCGCCAAGCGACGAAGACTTTTCTATTATTGCCCCTGCTGATTCGCTAAAAAAGTTTCACTGGGATTTTAATTGTGAGTATCGAAAAAGCGGCGCCACAAGGCGCACATGTTCCGTAAGGAGATCTGCATGACTACGTTATTCAAGTACTTGGCGCTAGTGCTTCAGGCCGCTGTTTTCAGCGCACTGCTATCAAACGAAGCATCGGCAATGGAGCAGTTGAACATGAAGAACATCACGGACGCCGACAAGGTTTACTTCGGAAAAAGACTTACCAAGGAGCAGCTTGAAAAGCTGCAGTATATTCTTGCAAACGGTTTCACCACGAGCAAGTCACCCTGCGAAAAGGTTGCGGCTATCAACAAAAATCTTCTCTTTCTGAAGACGGTGACCTCTGTTTTTCGCGAGGCTTCTGCCAGCGGAGAAATCAGCACGTATGCTCGAAGTTATTCTTCCTCATTGACCCACGAATTTACTGCAACAGCCAAAGTATTTGGCGACATTCTCCCGCGTTACGAACAAGCCTGTCGTGCCAGCCGGCACATCGTGGAAAACACCGAACAAAGGGTGATTGGGAAAGAGTCGTCATCTTCGACGGCACTCCAGGAAACGGCAAGAAACCTCGATCACGAAAAAAGCCCCTGATCTCTCAGAGGCTTCGGATTTGCTCCGCAGCAATTGGCGGCTGCAGACTGTACATGACAGGCTTCGTTATAAGTGTTTGCCTTTTGGAATGATGTGTTTCAGCTTTTTGGAGCCATCATACAAGGTCTGCTTGATGATGCCCCGTTTCTCTTTAAGATCCTTCCTCTCACCGTCTTCTTCCAGTGCGATTTCAGCTTCTCCGGCCAATTCCTCGATTTTTGCCTCTTCTTTTTCTGTCAGAGTAGCCATACGCTTACCTCCTCACCATAATTTTCTCACAGTGCGGCGATAAAAACAAACACTGCACCCTCTGCTTTGTTCTGCACATCCAGATAAAACAAAAGCCCCTGATCGCTCAGGGGCTGACCTGCATCCGAAACCACAATGGTTTCTTTAATTGGTGGAGGTGGTGGGAGTCGAACCCACGTCCGAAGAACCTACAGTCTGAATTACTACACCGTTAGTCAATTGCTCGATTTAACCGGCCTGCTGCACAATTGACAAAGCAGCAGACCAGCGGTCCCGTTAAATTTCAGGGTGCGCTACGGGCGTTGCGCATCCCAATCCGGTAGTGAATGACGTCCCCGTTGTACCACCGGCATCTTCATTGGGGACGCCTGTTAAGCAGCTAGTGCAACAGGTGTGTAATAATTGTCGGCAATTAAGCCGTTGCAGGTTTATTAAGGTCGGCCACCTGCCCCGACCCGGTGCAACCCAGATTTTCACTTCCCCGTCGAAACCTTTACACCCCCTAAAATCGGTGATTGGGGACCGGGAATCAGGGACCGGTAAAGTCTTTCCTTCCAGTCTCCTGCCACGTCCCTCTTCTCTTGTGACTGACACTAACGTTTCTAACTAACTGGTTTTCCGGTCCCTGGTCCCTGGTCCCTGATCACCGGTCCCTGTTTCTGGACTTGAGCGCCTGCGAAATCTCGCGCTGGGTATCCTTCTTCTTCATGTCTTCCCGCTTGTCATGGTGCTTCTTGCCTTTGCCCAGTCCGATCTCGACTTTGACCAGACCGTTCTTGAAATACAGCCGCAACGGAATGGCGGAGAAGCCCTGCTCCCTGATGCGCCCGTACAGCCTGTCGATCTCCTTGCGGTGCAGCAGCAGCTTGCGCTTGCGATCAGGATCGTGGTTCTGGCGGTTGCCGAATTCGTAATGGGAGATGTTCAGATTGTGGAGAAAGGCTTCGCCGTCGCGCACCATCATGAAGGCATCGCTCAGATTGGCCTTGCCTGCCCTCAGCGACTTGACCTCCGTGCCTTGCAGCACCATGCCCGCTTCCAGCCGGTCTTCGATGAAGTAATCGTGAAAGGCTTTCTTATTTGCACAAATCAGTTTTTCGCTCATTACTCAAAAATGATAGCAGAGATCGTTGAAAAAGGGAATGCCTATGGCAAAATAGCAGTGCCGCCGCCGGCAGAAGTGACCGCCGGACAGGATGTCCGGATGCGACAAGTACACAGAATGTCACCCGGTTTTAACGCAAATTTAACTTTACCCGCCAATCCAATCGATGTATAAACAAGGGTCCCAAACACGTTTTACCACATATAATTCCTCGTTAGCATGAGGCGTTTGCACAAACACAGGCTACTGCCCAGAAACGTCGAAAGACGCCAATGCGGTCCAACAGGTTTTGTCGGCTTAAGGCTTAACCCAATGTAGCTGGTTCACTATCCTACGTTGTGCACTGCCGAAAATCTACCAGGGGGGAAGCGGTGTCCTTGCGTATTTTTTAAGGCCCTTTCTCTCTGAAAGGGCCTTTTGCTTTTTAAGGGTTTCCCGAATGACGACTGAATTCACTGAAATATACCTGAGCGCGGTCATCGGTCGCTCCGTAATCAATAGTAAAGGCGACGAGATCGGCCTTCTGCGCGATCTGATCATGGTGCCGGGCGACGTGTTCCCCGAGGTTTCCCACATAGTGATCAAAGCGCGCAAGGGCATTTTCAGCCTGCCCTGGAACGAAGTGACGCTGTTCACCCATGTGGTGATCTCCGCCAGCAGCGTGAGACCTCCGGGCCTGTCACCGTTCCAGTCCTACCAAGGGGAGATCCTCGTCAAGCGCGACCTGCTCGACAAGCAGATCGTGGATGTGGACGGCGCCAAAGTGGTGCGGGTCAACGACATCAAGCTGGGCAACCTCAATCAGAAGCTGTGCATCTTTTCGGTCGACATCGGCTTTCGCGGCCTGCTCAGACGCCTGGGATACGAGCGTTTCGGCGAGCGCTTCGCCCAGGCCATCCGGCGCGACATCCCCCACAATGAAATCAGCTGGGAATATGTCCAGCCTCTGGAGGCCAACTCGTCCCGTCTGGCACTCAACATCGCCCGGGACCAGATGAACGAACTGCACCCAGCCGACTTGGCCGACATCATCGAAAACATCCCGATCCAGAACATCAAGATGATGCTCGAATCAATGGATGCCGAAACTGCCGGCGAGACGCTGTACGAGTTGGAGCCGGACATGCGCAATGTCGTCATCAGCCAGCTCGATGACGAACAGGTCAGCGACATCCTGGAAGAGATGGAGCCGGACGATGCCGCCGACGTGCTCTCCGACCTTCCGGAGCAGAAGGCCCAGGAACTGCTGCACCTGATGGATCAGGAGGATGCCGAGGATATCCAGGAGTTGCTGGAGCACGAAGAGGACTCGGCTGGCGGCCTGATGACCCCCGAATATTTCCGGCTTGCATCGAACATTTCGGTGGGGCGCGCGCTGGAGCTGCTCAAGGAAGGGGCCGAGGAAGCGGAAACCGTTTATTACGGTTACGTGGTCGACGCAGAGGAGCGCCTGGAAGGGGTCGTATCCCTGAAGACCTTGCTGCTGAGTTCGCCCGATGCACATATCACCGACGTGATGGAGGAAAACGTGAAGTACGTCCACGTTGACTCCGAACCTGAAGACATGCTCGAAATGCTTACCAAGTACGACCTGATCGCGCTGCCGGTCCTGGACGAGGAGGACCGTATGGCGGGCATCGTCACGGTCGACGACGTGCTGGCCCACTACCTGCCGCTGATTCTCAAAAACAGGCGCAGATAACCATCAAAGGCTTTTCCCATGTTCACCGGTATTTCCCTGTTCAAATTATTCAGGCCCTTCAAGAGCGTAAACGCCAAGAACATCATGCTGTTCCTGGCGATTCTCGGACCGGGCATCATCACCGCCAACGTAGACAACGATGCCGGCGGCATAACCACCTATTCCCTGGCTGCGGCCAACTACGGCTATGCCATCCTCTGGCCGATGATCCCCACCACCATTGCGCTGGTGGTGATCCAGGAGATGTGCGCCCGGATGGGAGCCGTGACCGGCAAGGGACTCTCGGACCTGATTCGGGAATCCTTCGGCGTCAAGGTCACCTTTTACGTCATGATCGCGCTGCTGTTGACCAACATGGGCAACTCGATCTCCGAGTTCGCCGGTATAGCCGCCAGCCTGGAGATCTTCGGCATCAGCAAGTACCTGTCGGTGCCGCTGGCCGCCATCTGCGTCTGGCTGCTGATCGTCAAGGGCTCCTACAAGACCGTGGAAAAGGTCTTCCTGGTGGCCTGCATGGTCTACGTGGCCTACCCCATCGCCGCCTTTATCGCCGGACCGAACTGGGACGTGGTGCTCAAGTCCACGGTTGTGCCTTCCTTCAAATCAGACAGTGCCTATCTGATGACGCTGATCGGTATCATCGGGACCACCATCGCCCCCTGGATGCAGTTCTACCAGCAGTCGGCCGTGGTTGAGAAAGGCATCACCGCCGAACAGTACGGTTTTACGCGGCTGGATGTGATCATCGGCTGCATCCTGGCAATCGTGGTGGCCTTCTTCATGATGGTAGCCTGCGCCTCCACCATCCATCTCCATGGCCTCAAGATCGAGACCGCCGCGGATGCCGCCATGGCCCTGAAGCCGCTGGTCGGCCAGCATGCCTCGGCCCTGTTCGCCTTTGGACTGTTCAACGCCTCGCTCTTCGGTGCCTGCATCCTGCCGCTTTCCACCGCCTTTTACATTTGCGAGGGCATGGGCTGGGAATCGGGAGTGGACAATGATTTCGAACAAGCCCCCCAGTTTTTCTGGCTCTTCACCGTGATCATCGCCATCAGCGCCGGGCTGATCCTGATACCCAACGCCCCGCTGCTGCAGATCATGTTCCTGTCCCAGGTGGTCAACGGCGCCGTGCTCCCCTTTGTGCTGATCTTCATGCTGCTGCTGATCAACGACAAAAACCTGATGGGCCGCTATGTCAACGGCCCGATCTTTAACATCATCGCCTGGCTGACGGTGGTGATCATGATCATTTTGACGCTCGTCATGACCACTGACATGGCCATTCCC belongs to Geobacter sp. SVR and includes:
- a CDS encoding Nramp family divalent metal transporter → MFTGISLFKLFRPFKSVNAKNIMLFLAILGPGIITANVDNDAGGITTYSLAAANYGYAILWPMIPTTIALVVIQEMCARMGAVTGKGLSDLIRESFGVKVTFYVMIALLLTNMGNSISEFAGIAASLEIFGISKYLSVPLAAICVWLLIVKGSYKTVEKVFLVACMVYVAYPIAAFIAGPNWDVVLKSTVVPSFKSDSAYLMTLIGIIGTTIAPWMQFYQQSAVVEKGITAEQYGFTRLDVIIGCILAIVVAFFMMVACASTIHLHGLKIETAADAAMALKPLVGQHASALFAFGLFNASLFGACILPLSTAFYICEGMGWESGVDNDFEQAPQFFWLFTVIIAISAGLILIPNAPLLQIMFLSQVVNGAVLPFVLIFMLLLINDKNLMGRYVNGPIFNIIAWLTVVIMIILTLVMTTDMAIPGLVKRLLAF